In the genome of Halarsenatibacter silvermanii, one region contains:
- a CDS encoding helix-turn-helix domain-containing protein: MCRVMVVDDEPLVRDAVAHVVSSEFENIELAASTGSGDEAVELASRERPDIILMDIRLDGRGGLKALKEIKEFLPGAAMVVISAYDNFSYARQAIRLGVLDYLLKPVNKQDIVDIINNARLQVESRSVPPAVKSSADNPAKSEPPTDYDGRIPLDREKELLDYMEMENYFQAAEKLEQICEEVDERFTDEEKRHYSRELLIVIMRQIFTSAGLEKLEFTERFDRSGFLADLEAAKSGSKALQVLQEHFRRMLNFLLDDKSDGEKPLERARRYLEENYDGAISLDEVAAEAGLSPSYLSRSFKQRYGLSFSEYLNRLRLDEARRLLRSSRKNVGEIAREVGFNDSNYFSRVFKQEEGIPPSQYRRQS; encoded by the coding sequence ATGTGCAGAGTGATGGTCGTGGACGATGAACCGCTGGTCAGAGATGCCGTGGCCCACGTGGTTTCATCCGAATTTGAGAATATAGAGCTGGCCGCCAGCACCGGCAGCGGCGACGAGGCGGTCGAGCTGGCGTCCCGGGAAAGGCCTGACATAATTTTGATGGATATCCGTCTTGACGGCCGGGGAGGACTGAAAGCTTTAAAAGAGATAAAGGAGTTTTTGCCGGGAGCGGCCATGGTGGTCATCTCTGCCTACGATAATTTCAGCTATGCCCGGCAGGCTATCCGATTGGGCGTACTCGATTACCTGTTAAAGCCGGTCAACAAGCAGGATATTGTCGATATCATCAATAATGCCCGCCTGCAGGTGGAGTCGCGATCTGTCCCGCCGGCCGTAAAAAGCAGCGCGGATAATCCGGCAAAAAGTGAACCCCCGACCGATTACGACGGGCGTATCCCCCTGGATCGCGAGAAGGAGCTGCTCGATTACATGGAAATGGAGAATTATTTTCAGGCGGCGGAAAAGCTGGAACAGATCTGTGAGGAAGTCGATGAGCGGTTTACCGATGAAGAAAAACGCCATTACAGCCGCGAACTTTTGATAGTCATCATGAGGCAGATATTCACCAGCGCCGGACTGGAAAAGCTGGAGTTCACCGAAAGGTTTGACCGGAGCGGGTTTCTGGCCGATCTGGAAGCCGCTAAAAGCGGGAGCAAAGCTCTGCAGGTTCTGCAGGAGCATTTTCGCCGCATGCTTAATTTTCTGCTGGACGATAAATCAGATGGGGAGAAGCCGCTGGAAAGAGCCCGCCGCTATCTGGAAGAAAACTACGATGGAGCCATCTCGCTGGATGAGGTGGCCGCAGAGGCTGGTTTAAGCCCCAGTTATCTGAGCCGGTCCTTCAAGCAGCGTTACGGTCTCAGCTTCAGCGAATATCTCAACAGGCTCAGACTCGATGAAGCCCGCCGGCTCCTGCGCAGCAGCCGCAAAAATGTGGGGGAGATTGCCCGGGAAGTCGGTTTTAATGACAGCAACTATTTCAGCCGGGTCTTCAAGCAGGAGGAAGGAATACCTCCCAGTCAATATCGCCGCCAGAGCTGA
- a CDS encoding sensor histidine kinase has product MIPRSDESPNGKDKNSGELRFTLRKKLLIFFALFFCLMLMISVYVALAHRGTAALTDRMMAENELLERTGEKLNLLEHHTASYLNRRTEESRESYQEIEIELLELKEAENSETVSEFDAVLSGLIAESRELIEMAEAGEDYHRSYTRFRERIDITTRYLTEAINSNNRQANRIYAASSDLVSRIENYGIGMAALLAGFSLIFLYLFSRSITGPLYRIIARSRRLAEGDFAVEPVKVETSDELSFIARAFNRMITELETLFNRLEEKLEVERELQQKQVENLRMKNLLKEAELKKLQSQMNPHFLFNTLNSISQLAVLEEADRTGRMITRLAEHFRRNLKRSEKLIPVEEELKSVDLYCDILRTRFGENIEFNFDYDKTVLSNLIPPLTIQPLVENAFVHGVKKNSDRSGRIDVILERPQDRAKKSKGRDDEDWLRITVRDDGAGMGAELIESIQQEEKIGGLSNIKERLRLFYQRDDLLTIAASPGSGTEIVIDIPPAEKSRQGPEAETENSKTALEFSRSSPAERQ; this is encoded by the coding sequence ATGATCCCCCGCTCAGATGAGAGCCCGAACGGCAAGGACAAAAATTCGGGAGAACTTCGTTTCACTCTGCGCAAAAAACTGCTGATTTTCTTTGCCCTTTTCTTCTGCCTTATGCTGATGATATCGGTCTATGTGGCCCTGGCCCACCGCGGCACGGCGGCGCTCACTGACCGGATGATGGCCGAAAATGAACTACTGGAAAGAACGGGGGAGAAGCTGAATCTTCTCGAACATCATACCGCCAGTTATTTGAACCGGAGGACAGAGGAGAGCCGCGAGAGTTACCAGGAGATCGAAATTGAGCTGCTCGAACTGAAGGAGGCTGAGAATTCCGAAACAGTTTCCGAATTCGATGCAGTTCTCAGCGGTCTTATCGCCGAAAGCCGCGAACTTATCGAGATGGCCGAAGCAGGCGAGGATTACCATCGGTCTTACACCCGCTTTCGAGAACGAATAGATATCACCACCCGCTATCTCACCGAAGCCATCAACTCCAATAACCGTCAGGCCAATCGCATCTATGCAGCCAGCTCAGATCTGGTCAGCCGCATCGAAAATTATGGTATCGGTATGGCCGCTTTGCTGGCCGGCTTCAGTCTCATATTTCTCTATCTCTTTTCGCGCAGCATTACCGGTCCCCTCTATCGGATAATTGCCCGTTCCCGGCGGCTGGCCGAGGGAGATTTTGCCGTCGAACCGGTCAAAGTCGAAACCAGCGATGAGCTCAGTTTTATAGCCCGGGCCTTCAACCGCATGATAACCGAGCTGGAGACGCTTTTTAACCGTCTGGAGGAAAAACTGGAGGTCGAACGGGAGCTGCAGCAGAAACAGGTTGAGAATCTGCGCATGAAAAATCTCCTCAAAGAAGCCGAGCTGAAAAAGCTGCAATCTCAGATGAACCCACATTTTCTTTTCAACACTTTAAATTCTATCTCTCAGCTGGCTGTGCTCGAAGAAGCCGACAGAACCGGCAGGATGATAACCAGATTGGCCGAGCATTTTCGCCGCAATTTAAAACGCAGCGAGAAGCTGATACCGGTGGAAGAAGAGCTGAAAAGTGTGGACCTTTACTGTGATATTCTCAGGACCAGATTCGGCGAAAATATCGAATTCAATTTCGATTATGATAAGACGGTTCTCTCAAATCTTATTCCGCCGCTGACCATCCAGCCTCTGGTGGAAAATGCCTTCGTGCATGGGGTCAAAAAGAACAGCGATAGATCCGGGCGGATCGATGTCATATTAGAGCGCCCTCAGGACAGGGCGAAAAAAAGCAAGGGAAGGGATGATGAGGACTGGCTCAGGATAACGGTCAGGGATGATGGGGCCGGCATGGGCGCCGAGCTGATCGAAAGCATCCAGCAGGAAGAGAAGATTGGGGGACTGAGCAACATCAAGGAACGGTTGAGGCTTTTTTATCAGCGCGATGATCTTCTCACCATAGCCGCTTCCCCCGGGAGCGGTACCGAGATAGTTATCGATATTCCGCCGGCAGAAAAGAGCCGGCAGGGCCCAGAAGCTGAAACGGAGAATTCTAAGACGGCGCTTGAATTTTCCCGGAGCAGTCCTGCTGAAAGACAGTGA